Below is a window of Geothermobacter ehrlichii DNA.
AGATCAGGGCGCCGATGCCGCCGATGAAGAACGCGGCGATCGGATGCACGATATCGGAACCGGCGCAGATGGCGATCAGCCCGGCCAGGGCGCCATTGTGAACGAAACCCGGGTCATTCTTGCCGGCGACCAGGGCGAACAGCACGCCGCCGACCATGGCCAACAGCGAATTGACCGCCACCAGTCCGGAGATGCCTTCCAGGCTCTGGGCGCTCATGACATTGAAGCCGAACCAGCCGACCGCCAGAATCCAGCTGCCCAGGGAGAGGAAGGGAATGTTGGAGATCGGAATCGCCTTGCTCTTGCCGCGCACCCAGCGACCGAGACGCGGCCCGAGGACGATCACCGCCGGCAGCGCCAGCCAGCCGCCGAGGGAGTGAACCACCACGCTGCCAGCGAAATCGTGGAACCCGGCACCGAAGGTCTTTTCCAGCCAGCCCTGCAGGCCGCTGCTGTTCTGCCCCCAGATCAGGGATTCGAACAGGGGATAGACAACCGCGGCGAAGATACCACCGGCGGCCACCTGCGGCCAGAACTTGGCGCGTTCGGCGATGCCGCCGGAGATGATCGCCGGGATGCAGGCGGCAAAGCAGAGCAGAAAGAAGAAGCGCACCAGCTCGTAGCCGTTGTTGTCCCCCAGCAGGGAACCCGCCGGCGCCAGGAAATTGACCCCGTAAGCGAGCGGATAGCCGATCAGAAAATAGACAACGGTCGAAACCGACCAGTCGGTGAGAATCTTGACCAGGCCGTTGACCTGGCTTTTCTGACGAACCGAACCGATTTCGAGAAAGGCGAAGCCGGCGTGCATGGCAAAAACCATGACCGCACCCAGCATGAGAAAAAGGACGTCACCACCGTGACGAAGCGCAACAACAGTGGACTCCATTTGTCCTGAACCTCCCGGAATTTGTCTGCCGACTCCATTGTCGACCGCGACCAGCCATTACAATATGCATACCAGCCGTCCATCCGGCCCGAACCGGGCCTTTTCCCCGTGCGACGACACACCACCAGCCTTATTTTTAACCAGTGCTGCCTAAAAAAAAGGCACGAGCCACTTTCTACACTAAATTACCGTTATTTATTTTGCGCGATGGCTATTTTTTTCTTGACTTGTTGTGCGTGTTTTTATAGTCTCCATTCCCGACCAACTTAATCGTAAATAACCGCAAGAAAATCGGACCCCGAGCAGAAACCATGGAATCGACGCGACGCAGCCTGGCCAAGGCCATCTCCTGGCGCCTCATCGCCACCACGATCACCGGTACGCTGGCCTTCGCCCTGACCGGCGAACTGGCCTTCGCCGCCCAGATCGGCCTGGCGGACACCGCCCTGAAAATCTTCATCTACGTCGCCCACGAAAGACTCTGGAACCGAATTCCCTTCGGACGCGAAAAGCAGCCGGAATACTACATCTAAAGAGAGGCGAATGGACATGAGCAGCACGGCCGCCCGAATCGACGAAGACCACATTCTCAGCGCCGAAAAGATTTTGCGCCAGGGCCTGGAACGGGCCGGCGGGCGCGTCGCCCTGGCCTGTTCCTTCAGCATCGAAGATGTCACCGTCATCGATCTGGCGCACCGGGCCGGACTTGAACTCGGCGTCTTCGCCATCGACACCGGACGCTTGCCGGAGGAAACCTACATCGCCGCCGAATCGGTGGCCCAGCGCTACGACCTGCAGATCGACTGGTACTTCCCCCGTGCCGAGGCCGTCGAACGGCTGCAGCGGGACAAAGGGCTGTTCTCCTTTCGCGAAAGCCTCGAAAACCGCCACCAGTGCTGCGCCGTGCGCAAGGTCGAGCCTTTGCGGCGCGCCCTGGCGGAGCTGTCAGGCTGGGTGACGGGGCTGCGCCGCTTGCAGAGCGTGACCCGGCAGGATCTGCATCCGATCGAAATCGACCGTGCCCATGGCGGGCTGCTGAAAATC
It encodes the following:
- a CDS encoding ammonium transporter, with the protein product MESTVVALRHGGDVLFLMLGAVMVFAMHAGFAFLEIGSVRQKSQVNGLVKILTDWSVSTVVYFLIGYPLAYGVNFLAPAGSLLGDNNGYELVRFFFLLCFAACIPAIISGGIAERAKFWPQVAAGGIFAAVVYPLFESLIWGQNSSGLQGWLEKTFGAGFHDFAGSVVVHSLGGWLALPAVIVLGPRLGRWVRGKSKAIPISNIPFLSLGSWILAVGWFGFNVMSAQSLEGISGLVAVNSLLAMVGGVLFALVAGKNDPGFVHNGALAGLIAICAGSDIVHPIAAFFIGGIGALIFVYGFGFEQEKLKIDDVLGVWPLHGLIGSWGGIAAGIFGSPLFLGMGGVSFISQLIGTVMAAAYALVVGFVVYGVIQKTVGFRLDEEAEFRGPDLSIHHVHAYPEEVVK
- a CDS encoding DUF2061 domain-containing protein — translated: MESTRRSLAKAISWRLIATTITGTLAFALTGELAFAAQIGLADTALKIFIYVAHERLWNRIPFGREKQPEYYI
- a CDS encoding phosphoadenylyl-sulfate reductase, yielding MDMSSTAARIDEDHILSAEKILRQGLERAGGRVALACSFSIEDVTVIDLAHRAGLELGVFAIDTGRLPEETYIAAESVAQRYDLQIDWYFPRAEAVERLQRDKGLFSFRESLENRHQCCAVRKVEPLRRALAELSGWVTGLRRLQSVTRQDLHPIEIDRAHGGLLKINPLCDWNHDQVRDYAESRRIPVHPLHRRGYPSIGCAPCTRAVAKGEDIRAGRWWWESPEHKECGLHRQEAKSGQE